Part of the Pseudomonadota bacterium genome is shown below.
TATTCAGATCAAAAGTCTTGTCGTAGTAAGCAGGGGTAAAGTCGGTCTCGCTACGATAGGCGAAGTTGCGGATGTTGTGAACCGTTACGAGATCGCCATCGAGCGTCGCGTAGGGTAGCACCGCCACCTCCGGCTGCCACGCACGATCGTTGGCGGGCTCGATCCGGCTCCACCAGACGATCAGTGCCGCGAACACAACGAGGAATCCGGCCACCGCCCGTCCGCGCCAGCGCGGCCATGCCGCCAGAAAGCCGAGTGTGGCCAATCCGCATAGTCCGAATGCGAGGGCGATTGCAATGCGAGTCCGCTCGCCGGCGAAGTCGGAGTAGTACAGGGCAAGCGCACCCCACACCGTCGTGCCGGCGACAACCATGCCGAGCAGCAGGAGAGAGAACATTGCGGCAATGCGCTTCATCGCGATCACGCCGCGTCGCCATCCGAGGCGTTGCCGTCGTCGGACCGCCGCATTGACGCGCCCCGCCGCGGAACGAGCTCGACCGGGATGGGTGCGTTATTGTCCAGAGGCACGCCGCGCTACGGAAAAGCCATAACGAATCGTCGGTGCAATGGCGGATGTCGCTGACGGTCACCCTGGGATCCCTGTCCTCGGCGAGCTCCAGCAGAAATCCACCGCGAAGATAAGGGCGTTGTCACCGAGGGTACTAGGAAGAATTGACGCGCTTTTTCGTCAAGAAGAGTACTGATGGCCCAATGAGTTGTCAAACACGATGCGGCCCTCGTGTACGGAGAGGAACGGAGCGTCGATTTCGAAGAGCTTTCGCCGGAGCAAAGCGTGGTGCAGAGCGTGACCCGCCAGGATGTGCGCGGATGGGCTCTCGACGTGGGGTTGAGCGGGGTCCTCCCGATCGCCTGGGAGCCGCGCCTCTTGCTGGTTACGCCTTCGGCTCGGGCGACTCTCAGTCCAAGGCCGCAACCGATCTGTCGTTGTTGCTGCGCCGATTGGCTAGTCCAATCGAGATACGGCCACTATAATTCTTCGCGCACGTTCAACTCGTGAGGAGCCCATCATGCCAACAGAAAAAATTTACCCAGTGCCGGCGAATTTCGCGCATCGGGCATACGTCAGCGCCGAGCAATATCGAGCGCTGTATCAACGCTCGGTAGCGGACCCCGCGGCGTTCTGGGCGGAACAAGCGGCGGAATTCGTGACTTGGTACCGGCGCTGGGATAGGGTCGAAGACTGGGATTACCACGCCGCGAAGATCCGTTGGTTCGAAGGGGCGACGCTCAACGTCGCTTACAACTGCCTTGACCGGCACCTGGATGCGCGCGCAAACCAAGTCGCGATCCTTTGGGAAGGTGACGACCCCAAGGAGAGCAGGCACATTACCTACCGTGATCTCTACGAAAGCGTCTGCCGCTGCGCCAACGCGCTCAAGGCGTGCGGGGTCAAGCGCGGGGATCGGGTCGCGATCTACATGCCGATGATTCCGGAGACGGCGATTGCGATGCTTGCCTGCGCTCGGATCGGCGTCATCCACTCGGTGGTGTTCGGTGGCTTTTCCCCCGAATCGCTGAAGGATCGCGTCTTGGATTCGGATTGCCGTGCGGTGATCACCGCCGATGAGGGACTCCGGGGCGGCAAGAAGGTAGCGCTCAAGGCGAACGTCGATGCGGCCCTCACGGCCTGCCCCGAGGTGCATACCGTGTTGGTGGTGCGGCGGACCGGGGCGCCCGTCCCCTGGGATCCGGGCCGGGACCGGTGGTATCACGAGGAAACCGCGAAGGTAAGTAGTGATTGCCCCCCGGAGGTGATGGGCGCCGAGGACCCGTTATTTATCCTTTATACCTCGGGGTCCACCGGTAAACCCAAGGGCGTGCTCCACACGAGTGGGGGTTATCTCGTCTACGCGGCCATGACGCATCGATACGTGTTCGATTATCACCCCGGCGATATCTATTGGTGCACGGCGGATCTGGGCTGGGTGACGGGGCATTCGTACATTCTCTATGGTCCCCTGTGCAATGGCGCGACGACGTTGATGTTCGAAGGGATCCCGACCTCCCCTGATCCCGGCCGCTTCTGGGGCATCGTCGATAAACACCGGGTCGACATTTTTTATACCGCGCCGACGGCGATCCGCGCGCTCATGGCCCAAGGGGATGGGTGGGTCCAGCGCAGCCGGCGGACGAGTCTGCGCCTCCTCGGCACCGTCGGGGAGCCCATCAATCCGGAGGCCTGGGAGTGGTACTACCGGGTCGTCGGCGAGAGGCGCTGCCCGATCGTGGATACCTGGTGGCAGACCGAAACCGGCGGCATCCTGATCACACCGCTGCCGGGCGCGACACCGCTCAAACCTGGATCGGCGGGCTTACCGTTCTTTGGGATCGTGCCCGCCATCGTGGATGAGCAAGGCCGGGTGTTAGAAGGCGAGGCCGAAGGCGCCTTGGTCATCACCCGTCCTTGGCCCGGGCAGATGCGCAGCGTCTACGGGGATCATCAGCGCTTTGTGGACACCTATTTCCGGCGCTATCCGGGCTTTTTTGTGACCGGGGATGGGGCGCGCCGCGATGCCGACGGCTATTATTGGATCACCGGGCGGGTAGACGATGTCATCAATGTCTCCGGTCACAGGCTCGGCACCGCCGAGATCGAGAGCGCGCTCGTCTTGCACGAGAAAGTCGCCGAAGCCGCGGTCGTCGGCTATCCCCATCCGATCAAAGGCCAGGGGATTTACGCCTACGTAACGCTGATGAACGAAGAGGCGCCTTCAGAGGCGCTGCGTAAGGAACTGCTGGAGCATGTGAGGCGGGAAATCGGCGCCATCGCCACCCCGGATGTGATCCAATGGGCGCCCGGCCTGCCGAAGACGCGCTCGGGAAAAATCATGCGCCGCATCCTGCGCAAGGTCGCGGCGAACGAGATCGATAATCTCGGCGACATCACCACCCTTGCCGATCCCGCCGTCGTTCCCGATCTCATCCGCAACCGTGCCGTGGCCTAGCGCCGGCGACCGCGGCTCGATGCCGAAGTGCGGCAATGCAGCGGGGCGCCGTGCTTGCTCGAGCATCGAGCCGCGGATTACGGCATAATCATATTGGATTTCCCTTGTTCCCCGGTAAATACGACCATGAACTTGAGCGGCGTGGTACCCAGGTTGCGCGCCTTGTGCCAGGTGTTCACGGCCTCGAGAAACCCTTGCCCGGCTTGGAAAGACTGCTGCGTGCCGTCGTCGAACTCGACCGTGAACGTACCCTCGATGACATAGATGTACGGGGAGCTCGGGTGTTGGTGACGATCGCTTTCGCCACCGGGTTCGAGATCAACGAGCAGCGCGGTCACTTCGGGTTGGTTCGTTGCTGGGTATTGGAGCGCTTGTCCCTTGATCGTCGTCGAACCTTTGAAGACTTCGGTCGCTTTGAAACCGGCCGCCGCCTGCGCGCCGGCGCCAATGACGCCGAGTAAAGTGAAGAATGCGGTAAGCAAGACTGAACGTAGCATCTGAGCTCTCCCTCGAAAATCGCCGTTGGTCGTCTCTTATTGTAGCCCAAGGTCGGCGCGGGGACGCGCCGCCGCATAAAGGTACGCGCGTGAGGCGGGAAGATCATTGAGACCAGGGCGGTTGAAGGCGACTTGAAATACTTGCAGCCAGCCGGTGGTGAAGGAGGCGATGGAACCGCAAAGATAAAGGCGCCAAGCCCGGACGAATTGCTCGCCATGCTCGCCACCCACCCGTTCGGCGTGATGCTCGAAGCGTGCGAGCCAATCGCCCAGGGTGCGAACGTAGTGTAGGCGCAGGTTCTCGATGTCCAGGACCGACAGGGCATGGGGCTCGAGTACTTCCATGATCTCGCGCAGCGTCGGGGCATAGGTCCCCGGAAAGATGCGCTTTTCGACCCAACTATTGACGCGATAGGCTTTGTTGCGGCCGATGCAGTGGATGAGCCCGCGGCCCTGGTCCTTCAAGCAGCGATCGATCACCGATCCGAACGCCCGATAATGCGCGGCGCCTACGTGCTCCAGCATCCCGACCGATACGAAAGCATCGTAGTGTCCGCGAATATTCCGGTAGTCGTCCTCGATGAACATCACCCGTTCCGCGAGACCTTGGTCGGCGGCGCACTTGCGCGCGTATTCGATCTGCCGCTTGGAGAGATTATAGGCAGTGACCGTCACCCCGTAAGTCCGCGCCATGAAGAGCGCGAGGCCGCCCCAACCACATCCGGCCTCGACCACGGTCTCTCCGGGCTGCAGGCGTAGCTTGCGGCAGATATGATGCATTTTGGCGATCTGCGCCGCTTCCAAGCTCATCCCCGGTCGCGGATAGTAGCCGCAGGAATATTGCATGGCGGCGTGATCGAGCCAGAGCCGGTAAAAGCCGTCACCGAGATCGTAGTGGTGGCGGATGTGAGCGCGCGACGCTTCCTCTGAACCGCGCCGCGGCCGGCGCTCGCGCCACAGGCCCACGAGATAAGGCCGCCGGGCCAACGCGGTTTCGTAGGCGCGGAAGGCATCCTGCAGGAATACGCCTAGATCCCCGCGCACGTCGATGTCGCCCCTCGCGTACAGCTCCCCGAGGAACACATGCGGGTTGAGGCATAAGCGGTAGAGGGCCGCCCGGCTCCGGATCATGAGCGCACTCCGCGCCACCGTTCCCAAAGCGCGGATCTCCTCGCCGTTCCATAGGGCGATGGCGAAGGGCGGGTGGCCGAGAACGTCCAAAATCGTTCTTAGGATCCAACGCTCGAGGCGCGTTACCGCCGCACCCTTGGGGTAAAGTGACGCGGGTACCGGTGCGGCCGGGGCTAATGCGGGTAAATCGAATGGCTCGGCGTGATGCTCGCGCACCGCATATCCGCTCTCGTCCGCCATTCCCGCCAACCTCCATTCCGATGGATCACGATTGCTATTCTAACGCAGCCGGCGTCACGCGTAGCGATCGGGAGCGTTACTCCGGCCCAACGCGCGCTGGCGGCGCGCCGAGGCACTGCTTCTCAAATGCCTCGGCGGCGAGTTCCAAGAGCCGGTGGCCCGCGCGCAGCAAGCCGTTGGCGAGATCCTCACTCGGATCGTCACCGGCGTCGCGCAACCCGTTCACGGTAAAGATGGCATCGGCCGGCAGCATACCTGTCAGGTTTGCTTGCAACAGAGGCAATGGGATCGGTGCGTTTTTGTCCACGCCTATTAGGTGAAGCAAGGCCTGTAAGCCAGTTTCGACAGCCTCACGAAGC
Proteins encoded:
- the acs gene encoding acetate--CoA ligase, whose protein sequence is MPTEKIYPVPANFAHRAYVSAEQYRALYQRSVADPAAFWAEQAAEFVTWYRRWDRVEDWDYHAAKIRWFEGATLNVAYNCLDRHLDARANQVAILWEGDDPKESRHITYRDLYESVCRCANALKACGVKRGDRVAIYMPMIPETAIAMLACARIGVIHSVVFGGFSPESLKDRVLDSDCRAVITADEGLRGGKKVALKANVDAALTACPEVHTVLVVRRTGAPVPWDPGRDRWYHEETAKVSSDCPPEVMGAEDPLFILYTSGSTGKPKGVLHTSGGYLVYAAMTHRYVFDYHPGDIYWCTADLGWVTGHSYILYGPLCNGATTLMFEGIPTSPDPGRFWGIVDKHRVDIFYTAPTAIRALMAQGDGWVQRSRRTSLRLLGTVGEPINPEAWEWYYRVVGERRCPIVDTWWQTETGGILITPLPGATPLKPGSAGLPFFGIVPAIVDEQGRVLEGEAEGALVITRPWPGQMRSVYGDHQRFVDTYFRRYPGFFVTGDGARRDADGYYWITGRVDDVINVSGHRLGTAEIESALVLHEKVAEAAVVGYPHPIKGQGIYAYVTLMNEEAPSEALRKELLEHVRREIGAIATPDVIQWAPGLPKTRSGKIMRRILRKVAANEIDNLGDITTLADPAVVPDLIRNRAVA
- a CDS encoding cupin domain-containing protein; this translates as MLRSVLLTAFFTLLGVIGAGAQAAAGFKATEVFKGSTTIKGQALQYPATNQPEVTALLVDLEPGGESDRHQHPSSPYIYVIEGTFTVEFDDGTQQSFQAGQGFLEAVNTWHKARNLGTTPLKFMVVFTGEQGKSNMIMP
- a CDS encoding cyclopropane-fatty-acyl-phospholipid synthase family protein → MADESGYAVREHHAEPFDLPALAPAAPVPASLYPKGAAVTRLERWILRTILDVLGHPPFAIALWNGEEIRALGTVARSALMIRSRAALYRLCLNPHVFLGELYARGDIDVRGDLGVFLQDAFRAYETALARRPYLVGLWRERRPRRGSEEASRAHIRHHYDLGDGFYRLWLDHAAMQYSCGYYPRPGMSLEAAQIAKMHHICRKLRLQPGETVVEAGCGWGGLALFMARTYGVTVTAYNLSKRQIEYARKCAADQGLAERVMFIEDDYRNIRGHYDAFVSVGMLEHVGAAHYRAFGSVIDRCLKDQGRGLIHCIGRNKAYRVNSWVEKRIFPGTYAPTLREIMEVLEPHALSVLDIENLRLHYVRTLGDWLARFEHHAERVGGEHGEQFVRAWRLYLCGSIASFTTGWLQVFQVAFNRPGLNDLPASRAYLYAAARPRADLGLQ